In Nematostella vectensis chromosome 11, jaNemVect1.1, whole genome shotgun sequence, a genomic segment contains:
- the LOC116601202 gene encoding tetratricopeptide repeat protein 28-like isoform X1: protein MENFRHALSLCQKTGDESGQGNAYLDMGRVHRSHAKYEDAMNNYQHALSLFQKTGDESGQAKAYLGMGFVHISQGKYEDAMNNYQLALSLFQKTGDESCQANAYLGMGVVYSSQGKYEDAMNNYQHALSLFQKTGDESGQANAYLGMGDMHMSQDKYEDSMNNYQLALSLFQTTGDESGQANAYLGMGDMHMSQGKYEDAMNSYQHGLSLFQKTGDESGQANAYRGMGNVHMFQAKYEDAMNNYQHALSLFLKTGDVSGQAYAYYGIGNVYRFQGKYEDAMNNYQHALSLFQKTGDESGQANAYRGMGNVHMFQAKYEDAMNNYQRALSLLQKRGDESGLIKNTYLCMGNVYRFQGKYEDALNIYQHALSLFQKAGDESGQANAYLGMGNVHRSQSKDEDALNNYQHALSLFQKAGDQEGQVNTYRAMANIFGVICKYEEEKKCIRQAISIAATSENVQPNLEERGRLYTKSGDFNEANKCYEKQLDLCLMNGDVVGQAHTHVMMGTLHMSQRNYDKAMECYQQARDKYEKSGSTYSQNMQAILYLRMAEVHFIRLNYKEALEYFLLAEYYSPKTSTRLLSNIYQGIGKLYVCMGQFEDAESYLFKSLIFYEQIFTNLGKLEDAKTNIVDTYIEAYHWLVFVSVKLGKKSQAVLVSEQGRSRVLSENLQTKYGLQGDATKNSLGQEVCLLVSGTSPSFVVVSLSDKYLHLFTLSSLTPLVVHPAAMQMTDKAEQWLSLLKYLINRVICDANLHVRQNRDDTFEDRSLDLDYDDESEQQHVLTELARVTLGSKGSEKTNEIGGESSGNRKDKSVAKMWGGDSECHLATRSPLPHTTEKPKVSDEVTSGKVPQEHDEDVCTPPPISSAETQRGSGLLKELYRILIEPIKMELTQDEVVFVPEGVTFMVPFGALQSPDGRFLSEKKAIRFGPSLTTLKLLRECPEDKHCKRGVLVVANPRSNANVFTRNRSGADVVMSFHERFSNLPAASKEAIMISEILPDVTCLIEYQATKNVVMQSLEKAVGVVHIASHGDSKTGEILVAPEPRMDEHDIAEKEEYLLTMKEISSCQINASLVVLSCCHSGRGQIRAEGVMGLARAFLAAGARSVLATLWAIGDKAALEFMERFYRHLASGLSTSASLKRTIRDTISMNDKYSHPYYWGAFVLVGDDVTIR, encoded by the coding sequence ATGGAGAATTTCCGACACGCACTTAGTCTATGtcaaaagacaggtgacgAGAGTGGTCAAGGTAATGCATACCTGGATATGGGTAGAGTGCACAGGTCTCATGCcaagtacgaggacgcaatgaataactaccaacacgcacttagtctatttcaaaagacaggtgacgAGAGTGGTCAAGCTAAGGCATACCTGGGTATGGGTTTTGTGCACATCTCAcagggcaagtacgaggacgcaatgaataactaccaactcgcacttagtctatttcaaaagacaggtgacgAGAGTTGTCAAGCTAATGCATACCTCGGTATGGGTGTTGTGTACAGTTCTcagggcaagtacgaggacgcaatgaataactaccaacacgcacttagtctatttcaaaagacaggtgacgAGAGTGGTCAAGCTAATGCATACCTGGGTATGGGTGATATGCACATGTCTCAGGACAAGTACGAGGACTcaatgaataactaccaactcgcacttagtctatttcaaaCGACAGGTGACGAGAGTGGTCAAGCTAATGCATACCTGGGTATGGGTGATATGCACATGTCTCAGGGAaagtacgaggacgcaatgaataGCTACCAACACGGacttagtctatttcaaaagacaggtgacgAGAGTGGTCAAGCTAATGCATACCGGGGTATGGGTAATGTGCACATGTTTCAGGCcaagtacgaggacgcaatgaataactaccaacacgcacttagtctatttcTAAAGACAGGTGACGTGAGTGGTCAAGCTTATGCATATTATGGTATTGGTAATGTGTACAGGTTTcagggcaagtacgaggacgcaatgaataactaccaacacgcacttagtctatttcaaaagacaggtgacgAGAGTGGTCAAGCTAATGCATACCGGGGTATGGGTAATGTGCACATGTTTCAGGCcaagtacgaggacgcaatgaataactaccaacGCGCACTTAGTCTATTGCAAAAGAGAGGTGACGAGAGTGGTCTAATTAAAAATACATACCTCTGTATGGGTAATGTGTACAGGTTTcagggcaagtacgaggacgcaTTGAATATCTACCAACacgcacttagtctatttcaaaaggCAGGTGACGAGAGTGGTCAAGCTAATGCATACCTGGGTATGGGTAATGTGCACAGGTCTCAGAGCAAGGACGAGGACGCAttgaataactaccaacacgcacttagtctatttcaaaaggCAGGTGACCAGGAGGGTCAAGTTAACACATACCGCGCTATGGCGAATATTTTCGGAGTAATTTGTAAATACGAGGAGGAGAAGAAATGCATTCGTCAAGCAATCAGTATTGCTGCAACGTCAGAGAACGTGCAGCCCAACCTAGAGGAGCGTGGAAGACTATACACGAAAAGTGGAGACTTCAACGAGGCGAACAAGTGTTACGAAAAGCAGCTTGATTTATGTTTAATGAATGGCGACGTAGTTGGGCAAGCACATACACATGTTATGATGGGTACACTGCACATGTCTCAACGTAACTACGATAAGGCTATGGAGTGTTACCAACAAGCGCGAGATAAGTACGAGAAGAGTGGTAGCACGTATAGCCAAAATATGCAAGCAATATTGTATTTGAGGATGGCTGAAGTGCATTTTATTCGTCTTAACTACAAGGAGGCACTTGAGTACTTCCTGCTTGCAGAATATTATTCTCCAAAAACTAGCACTCGCTTACTTTCTAATATATACCAGGGTATCGGCAAGTTGTATGTCTGTATGGGCCAGTTTGAAGATGCGGAATCGTATCTTTTTAAAAGCTTGATTTTTTACGAGCAAATCTTCACTAATCTTGGAAAGCTAGAAGACGCAAAAACTAATATCGTAGATACCTATATTGAGGCATATCACTGGCTAGTCTTTGTGTCAGTTAAACTCGGGAAAAAGAGCCAAGCCGTGTTGGTGTCAGAGCAAGGAAGATCGCGCGTCCTTAGTGAAAACCTTCAAACCAAATATGGACTTCAAGGAGATGCAACAAAGAACTCATTAGGCCAAGAAGTATGTTTGTTAGTCAGTGGAACCTCGCCCTCGTTTGTTGTTGTATCATTGAGTGATAAATACCTTCACTTATTCACTCTCTCATCTCTAACTCCGTTAGTTGTACATCCCGCAGCAATGCAAATGACAGATAAAGCGGAACAATGGCTATCTCTTCTCAAATACCTGATCAACAGAGTTATATGTGATGCAAATCTGCACGTCCGTCAAAATCGCGATGATACCTTCGAAGACAGATCGCTGGACCTGGACTATGATGACGAGTCTGAACAACAACACGTGCTGACAGAACTCGCAAGGGTAACACTAGGGTCCAAGGGCTCAGAGAAGACGAATGAAATCGGAGGCGAATCAAGCGGAAACAGAAAAGACAAGAGTGTCGCCAAGATGTGGGGCGGAGATAGTGAGTGTCACCTTGCTACCAGGTCTCCTTTACCACATACCACAGAAAAACCGAAGGTGAGTGACGAGGTTACTAGCGGTAAAGTACCACAGGAGCACGACGAAGACGTCTGTACGCCACCCCCAATAAGCAGTGCCGAGACACAGAGAGGGTCCGGTCTACTAAAAGAGCTGTACCGGATACTGATCGAACCAATTAAGATGGAACTCACCCAAGATGAAGTCGTGTTTGTTCCTGAAGGTGTTACGTTCATGGTCCCATTCGGCGCTCTGCAGTCGCCAGACGGGAGATTCCTTTCTGAGAAAAAGGCAATTCGTTTCGGCCCATCACTCACTACTCTTAAGTTACTGAGAGAATGTCCTGAAGACAAGCACTGCAAACGTGGTGTACTTGTCGTTGCGAATCCAAGATCGAACGCAAACGTATTTACACGCAACAGGAGTGGAGCCGACGTGGTGATGTCTTTTCACGAGAGGTTTTCAAATCTCCCTGCAGCAAGTAAGGAAGCTATTATGATCAGTGAAATACTGCCCGACGTGACATGTTTGATCGAGTACCAAGCGACCAAGAATGTGGTGATGCAGAGTCTCGAAAAAGCCGTCGGTGTTGTCCATATCGCTTCGCACGGTGACTCAAAGACGGGGGAAATATTAGTCGCACCAGAACCACGCATGGATGAGCATGATATCGCTGAAAAAGAGGAATACCTCCTGACAATGAAGGAAATCAGCTCGTGTCAGATCAACGCAAGTCTGGTCGTACTCAGCTGCTGTCATAGCGGCAGAGGCCAGATCAGAGCCGAGGGCGTGATGGGTCTGGCGCGAGCGTTCCTCGCTGCAGGAGCTCGCTCCGTGCTCGCAACGCTGTGGGCGATTGGCGACAAAGCCGCACTGGAGTTCATGGAGCGCTTCTATCGTCACCTGGCCAGCGGATTGTCAACTAGTGCCAGTCTCAAGCGGACAATCCGGGACACCATCTCAATGAATGATAAATACAGCCACCCCTATTACTGGGGCGCGTTTGTTCTCGtcggtgatgacgtcactataCGGTAA